A window of the Bradyrhizobium ottawaense genome harbors these coding sequences:
- a CDS encoding serine/threonine protein kinase produces the protein MALRGDDAAVLSARWSEGVLLKRDVFSTVERGRFRAEGGDVEGVLRRLDQVPLWSYPLARHLFARERRALTLARDLNVGPKLLWAGRQALVRGFIDGVALHLAKPHGDLAYFRSAKLALRKLHRAGICHNDLAKEQNWLRGSDGNAYLTDFQLAGCFKSRSRLFRIAAYEDLRHLLKHKRSYAPSALTPMERKILARKSFVASLWLKTGKKVYQAITRGLFNFSDREGGGRRLVNDAPVLADLIRKNPEVRDTAIVAFADRRVGVGLYAFVEADKVALEKQLRSELSSAKGIKPPEHIQVVHALPRDSFGKPRTEILQLVAMNQIDLIEPMMTSDADREFLKDILEQRKNLRDRFNFESADMDQSAR, from the coding sequence ATGGCCTTGCGAGGGGATGACGCCGCAGTTCTGTCGGCGCGGTGGAGCGAAGGCGTGCTGTTGAAGCGCGACGTGTTCTCGACTGTCGAGCGCGGACGTTTTCGCGCCGAGGGCGGCGACGTCGAGGGCGTACTGCGCCGGCTCGACCAGGTGCCGCTATGGTCCTATCCGCTGGCCCGCCATCTGTTTGCCCGCGAACGCCGCGCCCTGACGCTGGCGCGCGATCTCAATGTCGGCCCGAAGCTGTTGTGGGCCGGACGCCAAGCGCTGGTGCGCGGCTTCATCGACGGCGTCGCGCTGCACCTCGCCAAGCCTCATGGCGACCTCGCTTATTTCCGCTCCGCCAAGCTTGCCTTGCGCAAGCTGCATCGCGCCGGCATCTGCCACAACGATCTCGCCAAGGAACAGAACTGGCTGCGCGGCAGCGACGGCAACGCCTATCTCACCGACTTTCAGCTGGCCGGCTGCTTCAAGAGCCGCAGCCGGCTGTTCCGGATCGCGGCCTATGAGGACCTGCGGCATCTGCTGAAGCACAAGCGCAGCTATGCGCCATCGGCGCTGACGCCGATGGAGCGCAAGATTCTGGCGCGCAAATCCTTTGTCGCCAGCCTCTGGCTCAAGACCGGCAAGAAGGTCTATCAGGCGATCACCCGCGGCCTGTTCAATTTCAGCGATCGCGAAGGCGGCGGCCGGCGCCTGGTCAACGACGCGCCGGTGCTGGCCGATCTGATCCGGAAAAACCCCGAGGTGCGCGACACCGCGATCGTCGCCTTCGCCGACCGGCGTGTCGGTGTCGGGCTGTACGCGTTTGTCGAGGCGGACAAGGTCGCGCTGGAGAAGCAACTGCGCAGCGAGCTCTCATCCGCCAAGGGCATCAAGCCGCCCGAACATATCCAGGTGGTGCACGCTTTGCCGCGCGACAGTTTTGGCAAACCGCGCACCGAGATCCTGCAACTGGTGGCGATGAACCAGATCGACCTGATCGAGCCGATGATGACCAGCGACGCCGACCGCGAATTCCTGAAGGACATTCTCGAGCAGCGCAAGAATCTGCGGGATCGGTTTAATTTCGAGTCGGCCGATATGGATCAGTCGGCACGCTAG
- a CDS encoding DUF1127 domain-containing protein, producing the protein MLLSLIRMIQAFRDYQRNVSELSQLSDRELADIGLDRSDIPRVAAGSYNG; encoded by the coding sequence ATGCTTCTCTCGCTCATCCGCATGATCCAGGCGTTCCGGGACTATCAGCGCAATGTCAGCGAACTGTCCCAGCTCAGCGATCGCGAACTGGCCGACATCGGCCTCGATCGCTCGGACATTCCGCGCGTTGCAGCCGGATCCTACAACGGCTGA
- the trmFO gene encoding methylenetetrahydrofolate--tRNA-(uracil(54)-C(5))-methyltransferase (FADH(2)-oxidizing) TrmFO, which translates to MISNTPQTDTVHVVGGGLAGSEAAWQIANAGIRVILHEMRPSRMTEAHRTEDLAELVCSNSFRSDDAANNAVGLLHAEMRRLGSLIMRSADANQVPAGGALAVDRDGFSAAVTKALHDHPLIEIDRAEVAGLPPAEWGNVIVATGPLTSAPLAEAIRELTDENALAFFDAIAPIVHKDSIDMSVAWFQSRYDKVGPGGTGADYINCPMTKEQYDAFVAALLAGEKVDFKDWETNTPYFDGCLPVEVMAERGHETLRHGPMKPVGLTNPHDPTVKAYAIVQLRQDNKLGTLYNIVGFQTKLKHGAQQQVFRTIPGLEQAEFARLGGLHRNTFLNSPKLLDGQLRLRAQPRLRFAGQMTGCEGYVESASIGLIAGLYAAADARAQSLAPPPVTTALGSLLGHITGGHIETVEPGTRSFQPMNINFGLFPPLVVAPTKKPDGTRLRGNEKTVAKKQAMSARALADLDRWIADHLRVAAAA; encoded by the coding sequence ATGATTTCCAACACTCCCCAAACTGACACCGTCCATGTGGTTGGCGGCGGCCTTGCCGGCTCGGAAGCCGCCTGGCAGATCGCCAATGCCGGGATCCGGGTGATCCTGCACGAGATGCGCCCCTCCCGGATGACCGAGGCGCACCGCACCGAGGACCTGGCCGAACTGGTCTGCTCCAACTCGTTCCGTTCCGACGATGCCGCCAACAATGCCGTCGGCCTGCTGCACGCCGAGATGCGCCGGCTGGGCTCGCTGATCATGCGCTCTGCCGACGCCAATCAAGTGCCCGCCGGCGGCGCGCTGGCGGTCGACCGCGACGGCTTTTCGGCCGCCGTCACCAAGGCGCTGCACGATCATCCCCTGATCGAGATCGACCGGGCCGAGGTCGCCGGCCTGCCGCCGGCCGAATGGGGCAATGTCATCGTCGCCACCGGGCCCCTCACTTCGGCGCCGCTGGCGGAGGCCATTCGTGAGCTGACCGACGAGAACGCGCTGGCGTTCTTCGACGCGATCGCGCCGATCGTGCACAAGGATTCCATCGATATGTCGGTGGCGTGGTTTCAGTCGCGCTACGACAAGGTCGGGCCCGGCGGCACCGGCGCCGATTACATCAACTGCCCGATGACCAAGGAGCAATACGACGCCTTCGTCGCGGCGCTGCTGGCCGGCGAGAAGGTCGACTTCAAGGACTGGGAGACCAACACGCCCTATTTCGACGGCTGCCTGCCGGTCGAAGTGATGGCCGAGCGCGGCCATGAGACGCTGCGGCATGGACCGATGAAGCCGGTCGGACTGACCAACCCGCACGATCCGACCGTGAAGGCCTATGCCATCGTGCAACTGCGCCAGGACAACAAGCTCGGCACGCTCTACAACATCGTCGGTTTCCAGACCAAGCTGAAGCACGGCGCGCAGCAACAGGTGTTCCGCACCATTCCCGGGCTCGAACAGGCCGAATTCGCCCGGCTCGGCGGCCTCCACCGCAACACCTTCCTCAACTCGCCAAAGCTGCTGGACGGGCAGTTGCGGCTGCGCGCCCAGCCGCGGCTGCGTTTTGCCGGCCAGATGACCGGCTGCGAGGGCTATGTGGAATCCGCCAGCATCGGACTGATCGCCGGACTTTACGCCGCAGCCGATGCGCGCGCCCAATCGCTGGCGCCGCCGCCCGTGACCACGGCGCTGGGTTCGCTGCTCGGCCACATCACCGGCGGCCACATCGAGACCGTTGAGCCGGGTACGCGCTCGTTCCAGCCGATGAATATCAATTTCGGCCTGTTCCCGCCGCTTGTAGTGGCGCCGACCAAGAAGCCGGATGGCACGCGGCTGCGCGGCAACGAGAAGACGGTCGCCAAGAAGCAGGCGATGAGCGCCCGCGCGCTCGCCGATCTCGATCGCTGGATCGCCGACCATCTGCGCGTAGCGGCGGCGGCGTAA
- a CDS encoding phytoene/squalene synthase family protein — protein MSATNAPIDAAGFCADLVRSRDFARYAATLFMPAIPRRALLAVYAFNTEISRVREQVSQPLPGEMRLQWWTDMLGGTGHGGIEGNPVAAELLLAIRDFRLPVEPLLRLIEEHQFDLYNDPMPSMAALEGYVTDTSSALLSLGARLVARPSEQIDHLARHAGLAQGIAQVIAALPRDAARRQLFVPVQLLESHGSGMEEVYAGKQTPGTRAAIDQLVGEARAHLATAFELLAGVPPEARPVFLPLALVRRDLQRLSRADTDHFVPQPTSRLRTLWTLWRASRSGRFGG, from the coding sequence ATGAGCGCCACGAACGCTCCGATCGATGCCGCCGGCTTCTGCGCCGATCTGGTGCGCAGTCGCGATTTTGCCCGCTACGCCGCGACGCTGTTCATGCCGGCCATCCCGCGTCGCGCGCTGCTGGCCGTCTACGCCTTCAACACCGAGATTTCGCGGGTGCGCGAGCAGGTCAGCCAGCCGCTGCCGGGCGAAATGCGACTGCAATGGTGGACCGACATGCTGGGCGGCACCGGCCATGGCGGCATCGAGGGCAATCCGGTGGCGGCCGAACTGTTGCTTGCAATTCGGGATTTTCGGCTGCCGGTCGAGCCGCTGCTGCGCCTGATCGAGGAGCATCAGTTCGATCTCTACAACGACCCGATGCCGTCGATGGCCGCGCTGGAAGGCTACGTCACCGATACCTCGTCGGCGCTGCTTTCGCTGGGGGCGCGGCTCGTGGCGCGGCCGTCGGAGCAGATCGATCATCTCGCGCGCCATGCGGGTTTGGCCCAGGGCATCGCGCAGGTGATCGCGGCGCTGCCGCGCGATGCGGCGCGGCGGCAGCTGTTCGTGCCGGTGCAGTTGCTGGAAAGCCATGGCAGCGGAATGGAAGAAGTCTATGCGGGCAAGCAGACGCCGGGCACGCGCGCCGCGATCGATCAGTTGGTCGGCGAGGCGCGCGCCCATCTTGCGACGGCTTTCGAGCTGCTGGCCGGCGTGCCGCCGGAAGCGAGACCGGTATTCCTGCCGCTGGCGCTGGTCCGCCGCGATCTGCAGCGGTTGTCGCGCGCGGACACGGATCACTTCGTGCCGCAGCCGACGTCGCGGTTGCGGACGTTATGGACGCTGTGGCGGGCGTCGCGGTCGGGACGGTTCGGCGGTTAG
- a CDS encoding Mth938-like domain-containing protein: MTNPSDVPHLPRPAPIEAYGKGGFAFDTMSHRGSLLCLPDGIWAWPVTQPAEIDQYSLERVFKAANAIDTLIVGTGTEVWLPPRGLREALRAVRVVMDPMLTGPAIRTYNIMLGERRRVAAALIAVP, translated from the coding sequence ATGACTAACCCCTCGGACGTTCCGCATCTTCCGAGGCCGGCGCCGATCGAGGCCTACGGCAAGGGCGGCTTCGCCTTCGACACCATGTCGCATCGCGGCTCGCTGTTGTGCCTGCCGGACGGGATCTGGGCGTGGCCGGTGACCCAGCCTGCCGAGATCGACCAATATTCGCTGGAGCGCGTGTTCAAGGCCGCCAACGCCATCGACACGCTGATCGTCGGCACCGGCACCGAAGTCTGGCTGCCGCCGCGCGGCCTGCGCGAGGCACTGCGGGCGGTCCGGGTGGTAATGGATCCGATGCTGACCGGTCCCGCGATCCGCACCTATAACATCATGCTGGGCGAGCGCCGGCGCGTCGCGGCGGCGCTGATCGCGGTGCCATGA
- a CDS encoding lytic murein transglycosylase, with protein sequence MSSSFLTPRRSLRVAALAAFVLISAAPAIAAPCGSGTFEAWLEDFKKEATSKGISPAAIQAGLSGVTLDKTVLTRDQSQKVFSQTFEEFSGRMVPPRMTRGSNMLKQYGSVLSRIEQTYGVPGEVIVAIWGLETDFGVNIGKFPTMRSLATLAYDCRRSDTFKAELMDALRIIERGDIAPQEMRGAWAGEIGQTQFMPSSYVKFAVDFDGNGRRDLLHSVPDVLASTANFLAGYGWQKGKDWQPGSPNFAVIQQWNKSEVYAKTVAYFATQLARAP encoded by the coding sequence ATGAGCTCGAGTTTTCTGACCCCTCGCCGGTCGCTGCGCGTGGCTGCGTTGGCCGCATTCGTCTTGATATCGGCTGCACCCGCGATCGCTGCGCCCTGTGGCAGCGGCACGTTCGAGGCGTGGCTGGAAGACTTCAAGAAGGAAGCCACGTCGAAAGGGATTTCACCGGCCGCCATCCAGGCCGGCCTGAGCGGCGTCACCCTCGACAAGACCGTGCTGACCCGCGACCAGTCGCAGAAAGTGTTCAGCCAGACCTTTGAGGAGTTTTCCGGCCGAATGGTCCCGCCCCGCATGACCCGCGGCTCGAACATGCTCAAGCAATATGGTTCGGTGCTTTCGCGGATCGAACAGACCTATGGCGTGCCGGGCGAAGTGATCGTTGCAATCTGGGGGCTGGAAACCGATTTCGGCGTCAACATCGGAAAATTCCCGACCATGCGCTCGCTGGCAACGCTGGCCTACGATTGCCGGCGCTCCGACACCTTCAAGGCCGAACTGATGGACGCGTTACGCATCATCGAGCGTGGCGATATCGCGCCGCAGGAAATGCGCGGCGCATGGGCCGGCGAAATCGGCCAGACTCAGTTCATGCCGTCGTCCTACGTCAAATTCGCCGTGGATTTCGACGGCAACGGCCGCCGCGATCTGCTGCACAGCGTCCCGGACGTGCTGGCATCGACCGCGAACTTTCTTGCCGGCTATGGCTGGCAGAAAGGCAAGGACTGGCAGCCCGGCAGCCCGAATTTTGCGGTGATCCAGCAATGGAACAAGAGCGAGGTCTATGCCAAGACCGTCGCCTATTTCGCCACCCAGCTCGCGCGCGCACCTTAA
- the secF gene encoding protein translocase subunit SecF, whose amino-acid sequence MTHFVLIALGVLIAVLTVVSCFGWLPSLRIVPDDTHFDFTRFRRISFPISAALSIVAITLFFTHGLNFGIDFKGGTLLEVQSKSGAADLATMRATLGNLGLGDVQLQQFGGPADVLIRVAEQPGGDAAQQVAVQKVRGALGDSVDYRRVEVVGPRVSGELLAYGMLGLMLAILAILIYLWFRFEWQFALGAMIANVHDIVLTIGFMSITQVDFDLTSIAALLTILGYSLNDTVVIYDRIREMLRRYKKMPMPQLLNESINSTLSRSIITHVTVTLALLALLLFGGHAIHSFTAVMMFGVVLVGTYTSIFIAAPILIYLGVGINRDGPDTPAKK is encoded by the coding sequence GTGACCCACTTCGTTCTCATCGCGCTGGGCGTTCTGATTGCCGTGCTGACGGTCGTCAGCTGCTTCGGCTGGCTGCCGTCGCTGCGGATCGTTCCCGACGACACCCATTTCGATTTCACCCGCTTTCGCCGCATCAGCTTTCCGATCTCGGCGGCGCTGTCGATTGTCGCAATCACGCTGTTCTTCACCCACGGGCTGAATTTCGGCATCGACTTCAAGGGCGGTACGCTCCTGGAAGTCCAGTCCAAGTCGGGCGCGGCCGATCTCGCCACGATGCGCGCGACGCTGGGCAATCTCGGGCTCGGCGACGTCCAGTTGCAGCAGTTCGGCGGCCCGGCCGATGTGTTGATCCGGGTTGCCGAGCAGCCCGGCGGCGATGCCGCGCAACAGGTCGCTGTTCAGAAGGTCCGTGGCGCGCTCGGCGATTCCGTCGACTATCGTCGCGTCGAAGTGGTGGGACCGCGCGTCTCGGGCGAATTGCTGGCCTACGGCATGCTCGGCCTGATGCTCGCGATCCTGGCCATCCTGATCTATCTCTGGTTCCGGTTCGAATGGCAGTTTGCGCTCGGCGCCATGATCGCCAACGTCCACGACATCGTGCTGACGATCGGCTTCATGTCGATCACCCAGGTCGACTTCGACCTCACCAGTATCGCGGCGCTGTTGACGATTCTCGGCTACTCCCTGAACGACACGGTCGTGATCTATGACCGGATCCGGGAAATGCTGCGGCGTTACAAGAAAATGCCGATGCCGCAGCTGCTCAACGAGTCCATCAATTCGACGCTGTCGCGCTCGATCATCACCCACGTCACGGTGACGCTGGCGTTGCTGGCGCTGCTGCTGTTCGGCGGCCACGCCATCCACAGCTTCACGGCGGTCATGATGTTCGGCGTGGTGCTGGTCGGTACCTACACCTCGATCTTCATCGCGGCGCCGATCCTGATTTATCTCGGCGTCGGCATCAACCGCGATGGGCCGGATACGCCAGCGAAGAAGTAA
- the secD gene encoding protein translocase subunit SecD — MLYFTRWKALAIVLTALVVCLCAVPNFFPEAQVKTWPVWAQRHLVLGLDLQGGSHLLFEVDANSVKKSKLDQVRDDVRRALRDAKIGYTGLAAKADSVEVRVKDTDLATALTKLRELSQPLGGLLGSNGQRSLEVSDAGGGLIRLSVPAAAITDRIRQVVEQSIQIVERRINQLGTVEPLIQRQGLDRILVQVPGLQDPTRVIELVGQTAQMDFRMVDSTVSPEQAAAGRLPPDSELLPSTEPGRPPYVIKKQVLVSGDDLTDAQPGFDQRSNEPIVSFRFNTSGSRKFSQATTENVGQPFAIVLDNKVISAPVIREPITGGSGQISGSFTVQAANDLAILLRAGALPAKLTVIEQRTVGPGLGQDSIEKGELAAYVGSILVIVFMLATYRLFGVFANIAVAINVAMIFGILSLLNATLTLPGIAGIVLTVGIAVDSNVLIYERIREELRGGRTAISAIDAGFKRALSTILDSNITTFIAAVVLFYIGTGPVRGFAVTLGIGIITTVFTAFTLTRLIVAWWVRWKRPQTVPI, encoded by the coding sequence ATGTTGTATTTCACGCGGTGGAAGGCGCTGGCGATCGTTCTGACCGCGCTTGTGGTCTGCCTGTGCGCCGTTCCGAACTTCTTCCCGGAAGCGCAGGTCAAGACCTGGCCGGTCTGGGCGCAGCGCCATCTCGTGCTCGGCCTCGATCTGCAGGGCGGCTCGCATCTGCTTTTCGAAGTGGATGCGAACTCCGTCAAGAAAAGCAAGCTCGACCAGGTTCGCGACGACGTCCGCCGCGCGCTGCGCGACGCCAAGATCGGCTATACCGGTCTTGCCGCCAAGGCGGACTCCGTCGAAGTCCGCGTCAAGGACACCGATCTTGCGACCGCGCTGACCAAATTGCGCGAGCTGTCGCAGCCGCTCGGCGGGCTGCTCGGCTCGAATGGGCAACGCAGCCTTGAAGTCAGCGACGCCGGCGGCGGATTGATCCGGCTGAGCGTTCCTGCCGCGGCTATCACCGACCGGATCAGACAGGTCGTCGAGCAATCCATTCAGATCGTCGAGCGCCGCATCAACCAGCTCGGTACCGTCGAACCGTTGATTCAGCGTCAGGGCCTCGACCGCATTCTGGTCCAGGTGCCCGGGCTCCAGGACCCCACGCGAGTCATCGAGCTCGTCGGGCAAACGGCGCAAATGGACTTCCGGATGGTCGATTCCACGGTCTCGCCGGAACAGGCCGCCGCCGGACGTCTGCCGCCGGATTCGGAACTCCTGCCGAGCACGGAACCGGGCAGGCCGCCTTACGTCATCAAGAAGCAGGTTCTGGTTTCCGGCGATGACCTGACCGACGCCCAGCCGGGCTTCGACCAGCGCTCGAACGAGCCGATTGTCAGCTTCCGTTTCAACACCTCGGGCTCGCGCAAATTCTCGCAGGCAACCACGGAGAACGTCGGGCAACCCTTCGCGATCGTGCTCGATAACAAGGTGATTTCCGCGCCGGTGATCCGCGAACCCATCACCGGCGGCTCGGGCCAGATTTCCGGCAGCTTCACCGTGCAGGCTGCCAATGATCTCGCGATCCTGCTGCGCGCCGGTGCGCTGCCCGCGAAGCTCACCGTGATCGAACAGCGTACCGTCGGTCCGGGCCTCGGCCAGGACTCGATCGAGAAGGGTGAACTCGCAGCTTACGTCGGTTCGATCCTGGTCATCGTGTTCATGCTGGCGACCTATCGGCTGTTCGGCGTGTTCGCCAACATTGCCGTCGCCATCAACGTCGCCATGATCTTCGGCATCCTGTCGCTTCTCAACGCCACGCTGACGCTGCCCGGCATCGCCGGCATCGTGCTCACGGTCGGCATTGCGGTCGACTCCAACGTGCTGATCTACGAGCGCATCCGCGAGGAATTGCGCGGTGGTCGCACCGCGATTTCGGCGATCGATGCCGGCTTCAAGCGCGCGCTCTCGACCATTCTCGATTCCAACATCACGACATTCATCGCCGCGGTCGTGTTGTTCTATATTGGCACCGGACCGGTTCGCGGTTTTGCCGTGACGCTCGGCATCGGCATCATCACCACGGTGTTCACCGCCTTCACGCTGACCCGCCTGATCGTGGCGTGGTGGGTGCGGTGGAAGCGGCCGCAAACCGTGCCGATCTAA